Proteins encoded in a region of the Vibrio ponticus genome:
- a CDS encoding VOC family protein — translation MKMNHVGIMVGEMDKAVEFYTKALGLRIVMGNTKVIEERESAIGRMCIAVFGEGFKGFNIAHLVTTDGIGVELFEMKERQERHEVDFSRLGIFHFCLQTDDFEGVIKRVEEFGGKARMDIMRYHPEDDSKPAQMIYMEDPFGNLFELYSHTYEETYASDYE, via the coding sequence ATGAAAATGAATCACGTAGGTATTATGGTCGGCGAGATGGACAAAGCGGTTGAGTTTTACACTAAAGCTCTCGGCTTGCGCATCGTAATGGGTAACACCAAAGTTATCGAAGAGCGTGAAAGTGCGATTGGTCGCATGTGTATCGCGGTATTTGGTGAAGGCTTTAAAGGATTTAACATTGCTCACCTTGTAACGACAGACGGTATCGGTGTTGAGCTGTTTGAAATGAAAGAGCGTCAAGAACGCCATGAAGTCGACTTCTCTCGCTTAGGTATTTTCCACTTCTGTCTGCAAACAGATGATTTTGAAGGCGTGATCAAACGTGTTGAAGAGTTTGGCGGTAAAGCGCGCATGGATATCATGCGTTACCATCCAGAAGATGACAGTAAACCAGCGCAAATGATCTACATGGAAGACCCGTTTGGTAACCTATTTGAGCTTTACTCCCACACTTATGAAGAGACTTACGCTTCTGATTACGAGTAA
- a CDS encoding YajD family HNH nuclease: MSSDFYGSSAAYKRKESDYRERALKLYPWVCGSCAREFVYSNLRELTVHHKDHDHTNNPADGSNWELLCLYCHDHEHSKYLEHDRYGSEIQPGQDEHKAATHNPFADLAAMMKKGK, encoded by the coding sequence ATGTCGTCAGATTTTTACGGAAGCAGTGCTGCCTACAAACGCAAAGAAAGCGATTATCGTGAACGTGCTCTTAAATTATACCCTTGGGTATGTGGTAGCTGCGCACGTGAGTTTGTTTACTCTAACTTGCGCGAGCTGACCGTGCATCACAAGGACCACGACCACACCAACAACCCAGCCGACGGCAGCAACTGGGAGCTACTTTGCTTGTACTGTCACGACCATGAGCACAGCAAATATTTAGAGCATGATCGCTACGGTAGCGAAATCCAACCAGGTCAAGATGAGCATAAAGCGGCGACTCATAACCCGTTTGCAGATTTAGCGGCGATGATGAAAAAGGGCAAGTAA
- a CDS encoding pseudouridine-5'-phosphate glycosidase encodes MLENYVDIQPEVAEALVNNRPVVALESTIISHGMPYPRNVETALLVEQTIRDQGAVPATIAIIGGRLKVGLDEEQIRHLGQAGTAVTKVSRRDIPFMVAGKKDGATTVAATMIIAEMAGIKVFATGGIGGVHRGAQETFDISADLQELANTNVAVVCAGAKSILDLALTREYLETQGVPVIGYQTDSLPAFYTRESEHGIDYRLDSADEIAIALKAKWEMGLKGGVVIANPIPHEFAMSPQVITEAIETALKEAEEQGIFGKESTPFLLARVCELTGGNSLDSNIQLVLNNARLGANIAKQYYA; translated from the coding sequence ATGTTAGAGAATTATGTAGATATTCAACCAGAAGTTGCAGAGGCACTTGTAAATAATCGCCCAGTTGTGGCTTTAGAGTCGACGATCATTTCTCACGGTATGCCTTACCCACGTAACGTTGAAACTGCACTGTTGGTTGAGCAAACTATCCGTGACCAAGGCGCAGTGCCTGCGACTATCGCTATCATTGGCGGTCGCCTAAAAGTGGGTCTAGATGAAGAGCAAATTCGTCACCTAGGACAAGCTGGCACAGCAGTAACGAAAGTAAGTCGTCGCGATATTCCATTTATGGTTGCAGGCAAGAAAGATGGTGCAACAACGGTAGCCGCTACGATGATCATTGCTGAAATGGCAGGCATCAAAGTATTTGCAACGGGCGGTATCGGCGGCGTTCACCGTGGTGCGCAAGAGACATTTGATATCTCTGCTGACTTGCAAGAACTGGCTAACACTAACGTTGCTGTTGTGTGCGCGGGTGCTAAATCGATCCTTGACCTTGCGCTAACTCGTGAGTACCTAGAGACTCAAGGCGTACCAGTGATTGGTTACCAAACTGACAGCCTACCAGCGTTCTACACCCGTGAAAGTGAGCACGGTATTGATTACCGCCTAGACAGCGCTGATGAAATTGCTATTGCGCTAAAAGCAAAGTGGGAAATGGGTCTAAAAGGTGGTGTTGTTATTGCTAACCCAATTCCACACGAGTTTGCAATGTCACCGCAAGTAATCACTGAAGCGATTGAAACAGCACTTAAAGAAGCAGAAGAGCAAGGCATCTTCGGTAAAGAATCAACGCCATTCCTATTGGCTCGCGTATGTGAACTAACGGGCGGTAACAGCCTAGATTCAAACATCCAGCTAGTGCTAAACAACGCACGCCTTGGCGCAAACATTGCGAAGCAATACTACGCATAA
- a CDS encoding PfkB family carbohydrate kinase, giving the protein MTERENEILALIKQDPMIAQQTLADKLGLSRSAVAGHIMNLTRKGFIQGKGYVIAPERYAVVIGGANMDLCGLARNELVFGDSNPGVLTSSAGGVGRNIADNLGRLGSKVQFVGALGDDKWGEQLKQACHLANVGVDHCLTVTGATTSSYLSIHGPDGEMHIALNDMGLIEQLNSETLAARDGVLSRCGALILDANLSESALDYLFSVHSDKPIFVDPVSSVKARKLEPYLDRIHTLKPNKIEAELLSGIQIESLDQLPDVAQALHQKGVKRLLISLGSQGAFSSTETEQRFISPSATQVNNVTGAGDALMAGLAHGFMSDWSWSQSVDFALAAACLALKSDKTINTTMSEHAVQRQLEESSQC; this is encoded by the coding sequence ATGACAGAGCGAGAAAATGAAATTCTGGCGCTGATTAAGCAAGATCCGATGATTGCGCAGCAAACGCTCGCTGATAAATTAGGGTTAAGCCGCAGTGCCGTTGCGGGTCATATTATGAATCTGACTCGCAAAGGTTTTATTCAAGGAAAAGGCTATGTGATTGCGCCTGAACGTTACGCAGTAGTCATCGGTGGCGCCAACATGGATCTATGTGGTTTAGCTCGCAATGAGCTGGTGTTTGGTGATTCCAACCCAGGCGTGCTAACTAGCAGCGCTGGTGGTGTGGGACGTAATATCGCCGATAACCTTGGTCGCCTCGGCAGCAAAGTACAGTTTGTTGGTGCGCTTGGCGATGACAAGTGGGGGGAGCAACTTAAGCAAGCTTGTCATCTTGCCAATGTCGGTGTTGACCATTGCTTGACGGTTACTGGTGCAACGACCAGCAGCTACTTATCCATTCATGGACCAGATGGTGAAATGCATATTGCCCTTAATGATATGGGGCTGATTGAACAGCTGAATAGTGAAACCTTAGCTGCCCGTGATGGTGTGCTAAGCCGCTGTGGTGCATTGATTCTCGATGCCAACTTATCAGAGAGTGCACTCGATTATCTGTTTAGCGTTCATAGTGACAAACCGATATTTGTTGACCCGGTTTCTTCGGTAAAAGCACGCAAGCTGGAACCTTATCTTGACCGCATTCACACCCTAAAACCAAACAAAATTGAAGCTGAACTGCTTTCTGGAATTCAAATTGAGTCATTAGATCAGCTTCCAGATGTCGCGCAAGCTCTACACCAAAAAGGTGTTAAGCGACTGCTGATTAGCTTGGGTAGCCAAGGGGCATTCTCAAGCACCGAAACAGAGCAAAGATTTATTTCACCTTCTGCCACCCAAGTAAATAACGTCACTGGGGCAGGGGATGCATTAATGGCTGGTCTGGCTCATGGGTTTATGAGCGACTGGTCTTGGTCACAAAGTGTCGATTTTGCCCTAGCGGCAGCTTGCTTGGCACTCAAGAGTGACAAAACCATTAACACCACTATGTCTGAACACGCAGTACAACGTCAATTAGAGGAAAGCTCACAATGTTAG
- a CDS encoding ABC transporter ATP-binding protein, giving the protein MINFKHIQRHYQLGGQTVPALSDVSGEIAAGEMVALCGPSGSGKSTLLNILGLLDMDNQGSIELNGAPLPKSAKLAAQVRRSQFGFIFQRFNLVPVMSALENVAYPLMLNGVSKTQQQVLASQMLEMVGLGGYLHHLPDNLSGGQQQRVAIARALVHKPALVIADEPTASLDSKTANLVIDIMHRLGAETNTTFIVATHDARMASRCDRTIELLDGKLNHYQPNNEVISWAS; this is encoded by the coding sequence ATGATCAATTTCAAGCATATCCAGCGTCACTACCAGCTCGGCGGGCAAACCGTACCCGCGCTGAGTGATGTATCAGGCGAAATCGCAGCTGGGGAAATGGTGGCACTGTGTGGACCGTCTGGCAGTGGGAAAAGCACCCTTCTTAACATTCTTGGTCTGTTAGACATGGACAATCAAGGCAGCATTGAGCTTAACGGCGCCCCGCTACCGAAAAGCGCAAAGTTAGCGGCACAAGTTCGTCGCTCACAATTTGGCTTTATCTTCCAACGTTTTAACTTGGTGCCTGTGATGAGCGCGCTAGAAAATGTCGCTTATCCTCTGATGCTAAACGGAGTAAGCAAGACTCAGCAGCAAGTGTTGGCAAGCCAAATGCTAGAAATGGTTGGTCTTGGCGGTTATCTACACCATTTACCCGACAATCTGTCCGGTGGTCAGCAGCAGCGCGTTGCCATCGCTCGCGCACTCGTGCACAAACCTGCCCTAGTGATCGCCGATGAGCCTACCGCGAGCTTAGATAGCAAAACCGCCAATCTGGTCATCGATATCATGCACCGCCTAGGCGCGGAGACCAATACCACCTTTATCGTTGCCACTCATGATGCGCGCATGGCAAGTCGTTGCGATCGCACCATTGAGTTGCTTGACGGCAAACTCAATCACTATCAACCAAACAACGAGGTGATTTCATGGGCAAGTTAA
- a CDS encoding ABC transporter permease → MGKLTHAILPNSLRLAWLNLRRNQRRTSLSVLIVAITVFALTSTGGFGLYTYDSLKQATARDIGHLVISTPGYFSKDEEMPLANGLDNPQPLINQLMANEMVRGAQPSIDFTGLISNGNKSAIFIGRGVNDREFDMKGPFLNMEQGKTLSNIRSPRYDAAEPEVMLGRDLARNLNVAIGDWVTLLATTSEGALNAYDFKVRGTYSTGVPEMDKRQLYIHINSAQELLVSDKISTISVFLFQLEQTEQAQSQIATLLESQTQSMQLTPWYERAFYYQNVKSLYDRIFGIIGAIMAMVVFVSLFNTMTMSVTERTREIGTLSALGSYPAEIIAGFSREAGLMALIGSLIGSATAALLTLFLMLADIQMPPPPGMSQGYPLTIYFSAELAIAASAGVITICLIAAFISARKGVNKPITEALIHV, encoded by the coding sequence ATGGGCAAGTTAACCCACGCCATCCTACCAAACTCGCTGCGTTTGGCATGGCTTAACCTAAGACGTAATCAACGTCGTACCTCGTTATCGGTTTTGATTGTGGCAATCACAGTATTTGCATTAACCAGCACTGGCGGATTTGGGCTGTATACCTATGACAGCTTAAAACAAGCCACTGCGCGCGATATTGGTCATTTGGTTATTTCAACACCGGGGTACTTTAGCAAAGATGAAGAGATGCCTCTTGCCAATGGCTTAGACAATCCACAGCCACTGATTAATCAATTGATGGCAAACGAGATGGTGCGCGGCGCGCAGCCAAGCATTGATTTTACTGGTTTGATTTCGAATGGAAATAAGTCGGCAATTTTCATCGGTCGCGGTGTCAATGACCGAGAATTCGATATGAAAGGACCGTTTCTCAATATGGAACAAGGTAAAACCCTTTCCAATATTCGCTCGCCACGTTACGACGCCGCAGAGCCAGAAGTGATGCTGGGTAGAGACTTAGCGCGTAACTTAAATGTCGCCATTGGCGATTGGGTCACATTGCTAGCAACCACCAGCGAAGGCGCGCTAAACGCTTACGATTTCAAAGTGCGCGGCACCTATTCAACGGGTGTACCTGAGATGGATAAACGCCAACTCTACATTCACATCAATAGCGCCCAAGAGCTACTGGTGAGCGACAAGATCAGCACCATTTCAGTGTTTCTTTTCCAGCTAGAGCAAACTGAACAAGCACAAAGCCAAATCGCAACACTGCTTGAGAGCCAAACGCAAAGCATGCAACTGACACCTTGGTACGAGCGGGCATTCTACTACCAAAACGTAAAAAGCCTTTATGACCGTATCTTTGGCATCATTGGCGCAATTATGGCGATGGTGGTGTTTGTTTCTCTGTTTAACACCATGACGATGTCTGTCACAGAAAGAACGCGTGAGATAGGCACTTTGTCAGCGCTAGGCAGCTACCCTGCTGAAATCATCGCAGGTTTCTCACGTGAAGCTGGGCTCATGGCTCTTATTGGTAGCCTAATTGGCTCCGCCACCGCCGCACTGCTCACGCTGTTTTTGATGCTCGCGGATATCCAAATGCCACCCCCTCCGGGGATGAGCCAAGGCTACCCATTGACGATCTATTTTTCAGCTGAACTCGCCATTGCCGCATCGGCAGGCGTGATAACCATCTGCTTAATTGCTGCGTTTATCTCAGCGCGCAAAGGCGTAAACAAACCCATCACTGAGGCATTGATTCATGTTTAA
- a CDS encoding outer membrane lipoprotein-sorting protein, translating into MFKHYLTKLFTRAIKLSCLLTLVATPAIAALTHTDVSQLLEKADDYRLGEDSAKVVSVVSLFETGELTKTRHYHVYSRPDRESLVVFKSAVEAGQKMLMLQDNFWLQMPKSRRPIRITPMQKLLGEASVGDISSLTWSQDYVGTWVKDTQVTDENGLSYPTHQLKLEAKTGSASYQKIVLWLEQDTGFPIKADLYLRSGKLAKRAFFIRGVRNNQLAVTAMSLLDAIHNSKKTVIEYQSVEPWQLADKYYNPSFLARNNTTEL; encoded by the coding sequence ATGTTTAAACATTACCTAACTAAACTGTTCACTCGCGCTATCAAGCTCAGCTGCTTGCTTACCCTTGTTGCCACGCCAGCTATTGCCGCGCTCACGCATACGGATGTCAGTCAACTGCTGGAAAAAGCGGACGACTATCGTCTCGGCGAAGATTCCGCCAAGGTAGTTTCAGTTGTATCTCTGTTTGAGACTGGCGAGCTCACCAAAACCCGCCACTACCATGTGTACTCGCGCCCTGATCGCGAGTCATTAGTGGTGTTTAAATCCGCAGTCGAAGCTGGGCAAAAAATGTTGATGCTGCAAGATAACTTTTGGCTACAAATGCCGAAGAGCCGTCGCCCTATTCGCATCACGCCAATGCAAAAGCTACTTGGTGAAGCGTCTGTAGGTGACATTAGCTCACTGACTTGGAGCCAAGATTACGTCGGCACTTGGGTCAAAGATACCCAAGTAACCGATGAAAATGGTCTGTCATACCCTACTCATCAACTTAAGTTAGAGGCGAAAACCGGCAGTGCGAGCTATCAAAAAATTGTACTTTGGCTAGAACAAGACACCGGCTTTCCAATAAAAGCAGATTTGTATCTCCGCTCAGGCAAACTGGCTAAACGAGCTTTTTTCATTCGCGGCGTTCGTAATAACCAACTCGCCGTGACTGCTATGAGCTTGCTTGATGCTATTCATAACAGCAAAAAAACCGTGATTGAATACCAATCGGTCGAGCCTTGGCAATTAGCTGATAAGTATTACAACCCAAGCTTTTTAGCACGCAATAACACCACGGAGCTGTAG
- a CDS encoding sensor histidine kinase — MDVSNLVICPRWRNFIITSLFCLFVAVTTYTVWGGEAYVHVMTSFGYGYSALLSSLFLNNVFPSLHSMIETALSLTMSIILGSLNAWFWLNTYFGSNLSELLPVVMLGIVFSGMCFYYFYNREQMAIADKLLEETKRKQAEQEKALILSQLMQMQSQIEPHFLFNTLANISALMTQDIDKARMMLDKLTELLRTTLANSRLSQTTVADEVHQLEAYLAIQKVRLDQRLQFNIEVDAELEHSILPPMLIQPLVENSIQHGIEPKTAGGAITVQIFAENDNMIVRVRDTGIGLSNTPSTKGQGVGLSNIKRRVKGLYDQRGSVAVTQPEQGGFCVSLSIPLDITPKLFTS; from the coding sequence GTGGACGTGTCGAATTTAGTCATTTGCCCCCGTTGGCGCAATTTCATTATTACCAGCTTGTTTTGTCTATTCGTCGCCGTCACCACATATACGGTTTGGGGTGGCGAGGCTTATGTACATGTCATGACCAGCTTCGGCTATGGTTACTCGGCTCTGCTATCCTCACTTTTTCTTAATAACGTGTTCCCCAGCCTGCACTCTATGATCGAAACAGCCTTGTCGCTGACGATGTCGATTATTTTAGGCTCACTCAACGCTTGGTTCTGGCTCAATACCTATTTCGGCTCCAATCTGTCTGAGCTGCTGCCTGTGGTGATGCTTGGTATCGTATTCTCTGGGATGTGTTTTTACTATTTCTACAACCGAGAACAAATGGCAATTGCCGATAAGCTTTTAGAAGAGACCAAACGCAAACAGGCGGAACAAGAGAAAGCGCTCATCTTAAGCCAGCTCATGCAGATGCAGAGCCAAATTGAACCGCACTTTTTGTTTAATACCTTGGCGAACATTAGCGCGCTAATGACACAAGATATCGACAAGGCGCGCATGATGCTCGATAAGCTCACTGAGCTTTTGCGCACCACCCTGGCGAATTCGCGTTTATCTCAAACCACCGTCGCTGATGAAGTGCATCAATTGGAAGCTTACTTGGCGATTCAAAAAGTGCGTCTCGACCAGAGACTGCAATTTAACATCGAAGTCGATGCAGAGTTAGAACACTCTATTTTGCCGCCAATGCTGATCCAGCCCTTAGTGGAAAACTCAATCCAGCATGGCATTGAGCCCAAAACGGCAGGCGGCGCGATTACGGTGCAAATTTTCGCAGAAAACGACAATATGATTGTAAGAGTCCGTGACACTGGTATTGGGCTCAGCAACACGCCAAGTACCAAGGGGCAAGGCGTGGGTTTAAGTAACATCAAGCGGCGAGTCAAAGGTCTTTATGACCAACGAGGTAGCGTTGCCGTAACCCAGCCTGAACAAGGCGGATTCTGCGTTTCACTCTCAATACCTCTCGATATCACACCAAAATTGTTTACCAGCTAG
- a CDS encoding LytR/AlgR family response regulator transcription factor encodes MKTITAIIADDEPLLRHHLDRSLADLWSELEVVAMCGDGAQALEKIAQHQPDVVFLDIRMPELDGLAVAKELNRLAQQPLMVFVTAYDEYAIQAFEQNAVDYLLKPINEERLERCCQKLQQRLSTNSNQQAPDINQLLAQISQLTPKREQYLSWLKASQGDDIHLIAVNDVLYFKAEEKYVSIYTDESEYLIRTPLKELLSQLDPEQFWKIHRSTVVRVAAIDKVSKDFTGRMFVKMLNHKLPVSRAQQSLFRSM; translated from the coding sequence ATGAAGACGATCACCGCAATTATCGCCGACGACGAACCCCTACTGCGCCATCATTTAGATCGTAGCCTCGCCGACCTTTGGTCTGAGTTGGAAGTTGTCGCTATGTGCGGGGATGGCGCGCAAGCATTGGAAAAAATTGCCCAGCACCAACCCGATGTGGTGTTTCTCGATATTCGCATGCCAGAGTTAGATGGTTTAGCCGTTGCTAAAGAGCTAAATCGCTTGGCGCAGCAACCTTTGATGGTGTTTGTTACCGCTTACGATGAGTATGCGATTCAAGCCTTTGAGCAAAACGCAGTCGACTATCTTCTCAAACCGATTAATGAAGAGCGCCTAGAGCGCTGCTGCCAAAAGTTGCAACAGCGTTTAAGTACCAATAGTAATCAACAAGCACCTGATATTAATCAGCTACTGGCGCAAATCAGCCAATTGACACCAAAACGCGAGCAATACCTAAGCTGGCTTAAAGCAAGCCAAGGTGACGATATTCATCTTATCGCGGTCAATGATGTGCTCTATTTTAAAGCTGAAGAGAAGTATGTATCGATTTATACCGATGAGAGTGAGTATTTGATCCGCACCCCTCTTAAAGAGCTGCTTAGCCAACTCGATCCCGAGCAGTTCTGGAAGATCCATCGCTCAACGGTAGTCAGAGTCGCCGCGATTGATAAAGTGAGTAAGGATTTTACTGGCAGGATGTTTGTCAAAATGCTCAATCACAAACTACCCGTTAGCCGCGCACAGCAAAGCCTATTTAGAAGTATGTAG
- a CDS encoding ABC transporter permease produces the protein MDFSLIIESFPVYLEGLWTTFWLVGLALILGLMVAIPLAITRNSRNYLLMLPSWGYIYFFRGTPLLVQLYLIYYGMDQFFPVKDTLWENAWFCALVAFVLNTSAYTAEIIRGAINGLPKGEVEAAKAYGMSTFMTYRRIILPSALRRALPAYSNEVIFMLHGSAVAGIVTILDLTGAARLVNSRYYAPFESFLTAGLFYMALTFIILWIFKNAEKRFLAYLRPLS, from the coding sequence ATGGACTTTTCATTGATTATTGAGAGCTTCCCTGTCTATTTAGAGGGGCTTTGGACCACTTTCTGGCTGGTTGGTTTAGCGCTGATCTTAGGCTTAATGGTTGCGATACCTTTGGCAATTACGCGAAATAGCCGTAACTATCTTTTGATGCTACCAAGCTGGGGATACATCTACTTTTTCCGAGGTACACCGCTTTTGGTCCAGCTTTACCTAATTTACTACGGTATGGATCAATTCTTTCCAGTGAAAGACACCTTATGGGAAAACGCTTGGTTCTGCGCGCTGGTCGCCTTTGTGCTTAATACTTCTGCTTACACTGCCGAAATTATTCGCGGTGCAATTAACGGTTTGCCAAAAGGCGAAGTCGAAGCAGCCAAGGCGTATGGCATGAGCACGTTTATGACTTATCGCCGTATCATCTTACCGAGCGCTTTGCGTCGTGCACTGCCAGCTTACAGTAATGAAGTGATTTTCATGCTGCATGGTAGTGCGGTGGCAGGTATTGTGACCATTCTTGACCTTACCGGTGCAGCGCGTTTGGTGAACTCTCGTTACTATGCGCCATTTGAGTCATTCCTCACTGCTGGTCTGTTCTATATGGCGTTGACGTTCATCATTCTGTGGATATTCAAAAACGCAGAGAAGCGTTTCTTAGCTTATCTCCGACCGCTGTCCTAA
- a CDS encoding ABC transporter permease — MLDLQGYEASILKGALVTIEVALLSLLLAVILGMLGALAKLAPYRWARAIATLYTTIIRGIPDLVLMMLIFFGGQILLNNSLYSINEWLNEWFASSNPDHEWVSYLPDYIDVSPFIAGVLTIGFIFGAYMAETFRGAIMAVDKGELEAAKAYGMSSTLAFRRILFPQMVRHALPGFGNNWLVLLKTTALVSIIGLEDMVRVSALAAGSTKMPFTFYMAVAIIFLFFTSVSTGLLKLVERKFSIHAR; from the coding sequence ATGCTGGATCTTCAAGGATATGAAGCCTCCATTTTAAAAGGGGCACTGGTCACAATAGAAGTGGCACTCTTGTCCCTTTTGCTCGCCGTTATACTGGGAATGCTTGGTGCATTGGCTAAGCTAGCCCCTTATCGATGGGCTCGTGCTATTGCCACCCTTTACACCACAATCATTCGTGGTATTCCCGATTTAGTCTTAATGATGCTGATCTTTTTTGGCGGACAGATCCTATTGAATAACAGCCTTTATTCGATTAATGAATGGCTGAACGAATGGTTTGCCTCGAGCAACCCAGATCACGAGTGGGTTTCTTATCTTCCTGATTATATTGACGTTAGCCCATTTATTGCGGGTGTTTTAACCATTGGCTTTATCTTCGGTGCTTACATGGCGGAGACTTTCCGTGGTGCCATTATGGCGGTCGACAAAGGCGAATTAGAAGCGGCGAAAGCCTATGGCATGAGCTCGACTTTGGCATTTCGCCGTATTTTGTTTCCGCAAATGGTTCGCCATGCGTTACCAGGTTTTGGTAATAACTGGCTGGTATTGTTGAAAACCACCGCATTGGTTTCGATTATTGGCTTAGAAGATATGGTACGCGTGAGCGCGTTGGCGGCTGGCTCAACTAAAATGCCATTTACCTTCTATATGGCAGTCGCAATCATCTTCCTATTTTTTACCAGCGTTTCGACCGGCTTGCTTAAACTGGTTGAGCGTAAATTCAGTATACATGCGAGGTAG
- a CDS encoding ABC transporter substrate-binding protein: MKKWLVVAALAATTVTGMAQAKDWKTVRFGIEGAYPPFSWTEADGSLKGFDVDMANALCKEMDVKCKIVPQDWDGIIPSLLARKYDAIIAAMSITEERKKKVDFTGKYALIPNKFIAKKDAGLDFANLDGVKIGVQRATTHDKYLTDNYDKVEIVRYGSFDEAYLDLANGRIAAVLGDASALEEGVLNAKGGDGYEFVGPSLTDPQWFGEGFGIAVRKQDKDLTKKLDEAILSLREKGIYQEIAAKYFNYDVYGQ; encoded by the coding sequence ATGAAAAAGTGGTTAGTAGTAGCGGCACTGGCAGCTACAACAGTGACTGGTATGGCACAAGCGAAAGATTGGAAGACAGTTCGTTTTGGTATTGAAGGTGCTTATCCTCCATTTAGCTGGACAGAAGCTGACGGTTCACTTAAAGGCTTTGATGTCGATATGGCAAACGCACTTTGTAAAGAGATGGACGTGAAATGTAAGATAGTCCCTCAAGATTGGGATGGCATCATTCCTTCACTACTTGCACGTAAGTACGACGCCATTATTGCTGCGATGTCGATTACTGAAGAACGTAAGAAAAAAGTGGATTTCACGGGTAAATATGCGCTGATTCCAAACAAATTTATTGCTAAGAAAGACGCAGGTTTAGATTTTGCCAACCTTGATGGCGTGAAGATCGGCGTGCAACGTGCGACGACTCACGATAAGTATCTAACCGATAACTACGACAAAGTTGAGATTGTTCGCTACGGTTCATTTGATGAAGCGTACCTAGATCTTGCTAACGGTCGTATCGCTGCGGTACTCGGTGATGCTTCAGCGCTTGAAGAAGGTGTTTTAAATGCTAAAGGTGGTGATGGCTATGAGTTTGTTGGTCCTTCACTCACTGACCCACAATGGTTCGGCGAAGGCTTTGGTATTGCGGTTCGTAAGCAAGATAAAGACCTGACTAAGAAACTGGATGAAGCAATCTTGTCGCTACGTGAAAAAGGTATTTACCAAGAGATCGCGGCTAAATACTTCAACTACGACGTTTACGGTCAGTAA
- a CDS encoding ABC transporter ATP-binding protein, whose protein sequence is MKDVPALNINNLHKTFGQNEVLKGISLEAHKGDVISIIGSSGSGKSTFLRCINLLETPTDGEIWVNGELIEMKNNRQGEAVPANEKQVQRIRSRLAMVFQGFNLWSHLTVLENVIEAPVHVLGVPKAQAIENAELLLKKVGLYERKDYYPGHLSGGQQQRAAIARALAVDPEVMLFDEPTSALDPELVGEVLGVMRDLAEEGRTMLVVTHEMAFARDVSNHVMFLHQGLVEEQGDPAKLFTNPESERLQQFISSIY, encoded by the coding sequence ATGAAAGATGTACCAGCGCTAAATATCAATAACTTGCACAAAACCTTCGGTCAAAACGAAGTCCTTAAAGGCATTTCTTTAGAAGCCCACAAAGGTGATGTTATCTCGATAATCGGTTCTTCCGGTTCAGGTAAAAGTACCTTCTTACGTTGTATCAACCTTCTTGAAACCCCTACAGACGGTGAAATATGGGTCAATGGTGAATTGATTGAGATGAAGAACAACCGCCAAGGTGAAGCTGTTCCCGCGAATGAAAAACAAGTTCAACGAATCCGTTCTCGTTTAGCTATGGTTTTCCAAGGCTTTAACCTGTGGTCACATTTAACTGTTCTTGAAAATGTGATCGAGGCACCAGTTCACGTCTTAGGTGTGCCTAAGGCTCAAGCGATTGAAAATGCAGAATTGCTACTCAAGAAAGTGGGTTTATACGAGCGCAAGGATTATTATCCAGGTCACCTATCTGGCGGGCAACAGCAGCGCGCTGCGATCGCGCGAGCGTTGGCAGTCGATCCTGAGGTAATGCTTTTCGATGAGCCTACTTCGGCACTCGATCCTGAGTTGGTTGGTGAAGTACTTGGCGTAATGCGCGATCTTGCTGAAGAAGGACGCACCATGCTAGTGGTCACCCATGAGATGGCATTCGCTCGTGACGTTTCAAATCATGTCATGTTTCTTCATCAAGGTTTGGTTGAGGAGCAGGGCGATCCTGCCAAATTGTTTACTAATCCTGAATCTGAACGATTACAACAATTTATCTCATCTATTTATTAA